A stretch of Anaeromyxobacter dehalogenans 2CP-1 DNA encodes these proteins:
- the pta gene encoding phosphate acetyltransferase produces MAHVLLLAPAGRQVGLTTACLGLVRALDRQGVRVAFAKPIAARGEDRVSALVRLGSSLRPPDPIPRAQADALLASGDDQTLMERVVALCAGAAEGADVLVVAGMWPEPGMVHSARVNALMLKALDAELVLVGSPRGETPAELADAMAIAARGLGGFSDGEPVSCFLNRVAPRTPAARVGESRPIWLEAGEEAELPPEEIETYRTALEAERLRPIAVVPARGDLAAPRVKDLAEAIGARVLRAGDLEGRRIRHVALCAMAVPGSIKTFRPGTLVITPGDRSDILLAAALAVLNGVPLAGVLLTGGVEPEPHVFEMCDSALRAGLPVLAVEQGSYAAATAVAGMNLQVPPDDPARVERVMTAVADLIDPAWLRSRAATSRVRRLSPPAFRQRLVEAARAANKRIVLPEGAEPRTVAAAAIAQERGIARCVLLADADEVHEVARRQGIALPPSIEIVDPVRVAPWYVAPLVERRAAKGMTAAQAAQELGDAVMVGTMMMALDEADGLVSGALHTTAHTIRPALQIVKTVPGCDLVSSVFFMCLPEQVLVFGDCAVNPTPSPEQLADIAIQSADSAAAFGIEPRVAMLSYSTGTSGAGEEVEKVKRATELARAARPDLAIDGPLQYDAAVMPDVARQKAPKSSVAGRATVLVFPDLNTGNVTYKAVQRSANVVSIGPMLQGLARPVNDLSRGCLVEDIVFTIALTAIQAQQLAARRAR; encoded by the coding sequence ATGGCCCATGTCCTCCTGCTCGCGCCGGCCGGGCGCCAGGTCGGCCTCACCACCGCCTGCCTCGGCCTGGTCCGCGCCCTCGATCGCCAGGGCGTCCGGGTGGCGTTCGCGAAGCCCATCGCCGCGCGCGGCGAGGACCGCGTCTCCGCGCTGGTCCGGCTCGGCTCCAGCCTGCGGCCGCCCGACCCGATCCCGCGCGCCCAGGCGGACGCGCTGCTCGCCTCCGGCGACGACCAGACGCTGATGGAGCGGGTGGTGGCGCTCTGCGCCGGCGCGGCCGAGGGCGCGGACGTCCTGGTGGTCGCCGGGATGTGGCCCGAGCCCGGGATGGTGCACTCGGCGCGGGTCAACGCGCTCATGCTGAAGGCGCTCGACGCGGAGCTGGTCCTGGTGGGCTCGCCGCGCGGCGAGACGCCGGCGGAGCTGGCGGACGCGATGGCGATCGCGGCGCGCGGGCTCGGCGGGTTCTCCGACGGCGAGCCGGTGAGCTGCTTCCTGAACCGCGTCGCCCCGAGGACGCCGGCCGCACGCGTCGGCGAGTCCCGGCCCATCTGGCTGGAGGCGGGGGAGGAGGCTGAGCTCCCACCGGAGGAGATCGAGACCTACCGCACGGCGCTGGAGGCGGAGCGGCTCCGGCCGATCGCGGTGGTGCCCGCTCGGGGCGACCTCGCCGCGCCGCGCGTGAAGGACCTCGCCGAGGCCATCGGGGCGCGGGTCCTCCGCGCGGGCGATCTCGAGGGCCGGCGCATCCGGCACGTGGCGCTGTGCGCCATGGCGGTGCCGGGCTCCATCAAGACGTTCCGGCCCGGCACGCTCGTCATCACCCCGGGCGACCGGAGCGACATCCTGCTGGCCGCCGCGCTGGCCGTGCTGAACGGCGTGCCGCTCGCGGGCGTGCTGCTCACCGGCGGTGTCGAGCCCGAGCCCCACGTCTTCGAGATGTGCGACTCCGCGCTCCGGGCCGGGCTGCCGGTGCTCGCGGTGGAGCAGGGCAGCTACGCCGCCGCGACCGCGGTGGCGGGCATGAACCTCCAGGTGCCGCCCGACGACCCCGCGCGCGTGGAGCGCGTGATGACGGCGGTGGCCGACCTCATCGACCCCGCCTGGCTGCGGTCCCGCGCCGCGACGAGCCGCGTGCGGCGCCTCTCGCCGCCCGCGTTCCGGCAGCGGCTGGTGGAGGCGGCGCGCGCCGCGAACAAGCGGATCGTCCTGCCGGAGGGCGCCGAGCCGCGCACGGTGGCCGCGGCGGCCATCGCCCAGGAGCGCGGGATCGCGCGCTGCGTCCTGCTCGCCGACGCGGACGAGGTCCACGAGGTCGCGCGCCGGCAGGGGATCGCGCTGCCGCCGTCGATCGAGATCGTCGATCCGGTGCGGGTCGCGCCCTGGTACGTGGCGCCGCTGGTGGAGCGGCGCGCGGCCAAGGGGATGACCGCGGCCCAGGCCGCGCAGGAGCTGGGCGACGCCGTCATGGTCGGCACCATGATGATGGCGCTCGACGAGGCGGACGGGCTCGTCTCCGGGGCGCTCCACACCACCGCCCACACCATCCGGCCCGCGCTGCAGATCGTGAAGACGGTGCCCGGCTGCGACCTGGTGTCGAGCGTGTTCTTCATGTGCCTCCCGGAGCAGGTGCTGGTGTTCGGCGACTGCGCCGTGAACCCGACGCCCAGCCCCGAGCAGCTCGCCGACATCGCGATCCAGAGCGCCGACTCGGCCGCCGCGTTCGGGATCGAGCCCCGCGTGGCGATGCTGTCCTACTCGACCGGCACGAGCGGCGCGGGCGAGGAGGTCGAGAAGGTGAAGCGCGCGACCGAGCTCGCGCGCGCGGCGCGGCCGGACCTCGCCATCGACGGGCCGCTGCAGTACGACGCGGCGGTCATGCCGGACGTGGCGCGCCAGAAGGCGCCGAAGTCGAGCGTGGCCGGCCGCGCGACGGTGCTCGTGTTCCCGGACCTCAACACCGGGAACGTCACCTACAAGGCCGTGCAGCGGAGCGCGAACGTGGTCAGCATCGGCCCGATGCTGCAGGGGCTGGCCCGGCCGGTGAACGACCTGAGCCGCGGGTGCCTGGTCGAGGACATCGTCTTCACGATCGCGCTCACGGCCATCCAGGCGCAACAGCTGGCGGCGCGCCGGGCGCGCTGA
- a CDS encoding cupin domain-containing protein, which translates to MSPPAPPIALEAATAPSRKGAQLVPEPFATRLARRVKHALGDPFGLKAFGVNLMRLPAGDTSAIHHRHTVQDEFVYVLEGHPTLVTDDGDVQLAPGMCAGFPASGRAHHLENRTQQDVVVLEVGDRATGDQVIYPMDDLMLVPGPDGRRRFVHKDGTPY; encoded by the coding sequence ATGAGCCCGCCCGCGCCCCCCATCGCCCTCGAGGCCGCCACCGCCCCCTCGCGCAAGGGCGCCCAGCTCGTCCCCGAGCCGTTCGCGACGCGCCTCGCGCGGCGGGTCAAGCACGCCCTCGGGGATCCGTTCGGTCTGAAGGCGTTCGGGGTGAACCTCATGCGGCTGCCCGCCGGCGACACCTCGGCCATCCACCACCGGCACACGGTGCAGGACGAGTTCGTGTACGTCCTCGAGGGCCACCCGACGCTCGTCACCGACGACGGCGACGTGCAGCTCGCCCCCGGGATGTGCGCCGGCTTCCCCGCGAGCGGGCGGGCGCACCACCTCGAGAACCGCACCCAGCAGGACGTCGTCGTGCTGGAGGTGGGCGACCGCGCCACCGGCGATCAGGTGATCTACCCGATGGACGACCTCATGCTCGTGCCCGGGCCGGACGGCCGGCGGCGCTTCGTGCACAAGGACGGGACGCCGTACTGA
- a CDS encoding TRAP transporter small permease subunit has translation MQRLLLAVDRLSTAVGQAFAWLIVAITGLVTWEVFSRKFLDAPHAWAFDAQIMMYGVLFMMAGAYTLAKSGHVRGDVLYGFFPPRVQAGLDLVLYVAFFVPGVLAMVYAGWTYAAESFAIREHSTITVDGPPIYPFKAAIPLAGGLLLLQGAVEIVRCLACLRAGEWPSRTQDVEEVDVDKLKELVHVKDEDLAALDALVVRREGGAAGPGDEPPEAGRKDTRP, from the coding sequence ATGCAGCGACTCCTCCTCGCGGTGGACCGGCTCTCCACCGCCGTCGGCCAGGCGTTCGCCTGGCTCATCGTGGCGATCACCGGGCTCGTGACGTGGGAGGTCTTCTCGCGGAAGTTCCTCGACGCCCCGCACGCCTGGGCCTTCGACGCGCAGATCATGATGTACGGCGTCCTGTTCATGATGGCGGGCGCCTACACCCTCGCGAAGAGCGGCCACGTGCGGGGCGACGTGCTCTACGGCTTCTTCCCGCCGCGCGTGCAGGCCGGGCTCGACCTCGTCCTGTACGTCGCGTTCTTCGTCCCGGGCGTGCTGGCGATGGTGTACGCCGGGTGGACGTACGCCGCGGAGTCGTTCGCGATCCGAGAGCACTCCACCATCACGGTGGACGGGCCGCCCATCTATCCGTTCAAGGCGGCCATCCCGCTCGCGGGCGGGCTCCTCCTGCTGCAGGGTGCGGTCGAGATCGTCCGCTGCCTCGCCTGCCTCCGGGCCGGCGAGTGGCCGTCGCGCACCCAGGACGTGGAGGAGGTGGACGTCGACAAGCTGAAGGAGCTCGTCCACGTCAAGGACGAGGACCTCGCCGCCCTCGACGCGCTGGTGGTCCGGCGCGAGGGCGGCGCCGCGGGGCCGGGCGACGAGCCGCCCGAGGCGGGTCGGAAGGACACGCGGCCATGA
- a CDS encoding acetate/propionate family kinase, giving the protein MIVLVLNCGSSSAKFAVIDAVTGRELVSGVAQRVGSAQATLDFKVEGRKESRLLHGAGHERALRAVVELLDELGVAHEIAGVGHRVVHGGAKFSGSMPITPAVVAKIEECIPLGPLHNPANLLGIRIAQELFPALPQVAVFDTAFHQTMPSRAYLYAVPYEWFAKHEVRRYGFHGTSHRYVSQQAVKQLGLDPEDHAVVTAHLGNGCSLAAVRNGASMDTTMGLTPVDGVVMGTRSGNIDPSIIAHMKKALHCTADHVMDELNRNSGLLGISGLSNDMRTLQEAAAEGHERAQLAIDKFCYSVAKAAAGMFVSLGRVDALVFTGGIGENAVDVRARIVELLGFAGFALDAHANAFHGKALRGRITRTTSPMAAVIATNEELMIAMDTAEIASAHGHVEAHGQAGAAPAEGAGDAERPAAERRAFA; this is encoded by the coding sequence GTGATCGTTCTGGTGCTGAACTGCGGAAGCTCGTCGGCGAAGTTCGCGGTGATCGACGCCGTGACCGGCCGGGAGCTGGTCTCCGGCGTGGCGCAGCGGGTCGGCTCGGCGCAGGCGACCCTCGACTTCAAGGTGGAGGGCAGGAAGGAGTCGCGCCTCCTGCACGGCGCCGGGCACGAGCGGGCGCTGCGCGCGGTGGTCGAGCTCCTGGACGAGCTCGGGGTGGCCCACGAGATCGCCGGCGTCGGGCACCGCGTCGTGCACGGCGGCGCCAAGTTCTCCGGATCGATGCCCATCACCCCCGCGGTGGTGGCGAAGATCGAGGAGTGCATCCCGCTCGGCCCGCTCCACAACCCGGCCAACCTGCTCGGCATCCGCATCGCCCAGGAGCTGTTCCCGGCGCTGCCGCAAGTCGCGGTGTTCGACACCGCCTTCCACCAGACGATGCCGTCGCGCGCGTACCTGTACGCCGTGCCGTACGAGTGGTTCGCGAAGCACGAGGTGCGGCGGTACGGCTTCCACGGCACCAGCCACCGCTACGTGTCCCAGCAGGCGGTGAAGCAGCTCGGCCTGGATCCGGAGGATCACGCGGTGGTCACGGCGCACCTCGGGAACGGCTGCTCGCTCGCCGCGGTCCGCAACGGCGCCAGCATGGACACGACCATGGGGCTCACCCCGGTGGACGGGGTGGTGATGGGCACGCGCAGCGGCAACATCGACCCGTCGATCATCGCGCACATGAAGAAGGCGCTGCACTGCACCGCCGACCACGTCATGGACGAGCTGAACCGGAACTCCGGCCTGCTCGGCATCTCCGGCCTGTCGAACGACATGCGCACGCTGCAGGAGGCGGCCGCCGAAGGGCACGAGCGGGCCCAGCTGGCCATCGACAAGTTCTGCTACTCCGTCGCGAAGGCCGCCGCGGGCATGTTCGTGTCGCTGGGGCGGGTGGACGCGCTCGTGTTCACCGGCGGGATCGGGGAGAACGCGGTGGACGTCCGGGCCCGCATCGTGGAGCTGCTCGGGTTCGCGGGCTTCGCGCTCGACGCCCACGCGAACGCGTTCCACGGCAAGGCGCTCCGGGGCCGGATCACCCGCACGACCAGCCCGATGGCCGCGGTGATCGCCACGAACGAGGAGCTGATGATCGCGATGGACACCGCCGAGATCGCGTCCGCGCACGGGCACGTCGAGGCCCACGGCCAGGCGGGCGCCGCCCCCGCGGAGGGCGCCGGGGACGCCGAGCGGCCCGCCGCCGAGCGGCGCGCGTTCGCCTGA
- a CDS encoding NAD(P)H-binding protein: protein MRTLVIAGGSGLVGSLALRRLLARDDVARVIAVGRRALPVEHARLSSRIADLRDPAAIQRALPEPVDVAVCCLGTTMKQAGSREAFRAVDLEAAVAFGEAARASGARRFVLVSSLGASPRSRSFYLRTKGEAEEALARLGYAQLTVLRPSFIDDRGARKEPRLGERLALPLARAAFALLGRERRHAPVPAETVARALVRLALDGSAEPVRIVESEALHALGR, encoded by the coding sequence ATGCGGACCCTCGTCATCGCCGGCGGCTCCGGCCTCGTCGGCTCCCTCGCGCTGCGCCGCCTGCTCGCCCGCGACGACGTCGCCCGCGTGATCGCGGTCGGCCGCCGCGCGCTCCCGGTCGAGCACGCCCGGCTCTCCTCGCGGATCGCGGACCTCCGCGATCCGGCGGCCATCCAGCGGGCGCTGCCGGAGCCGGTGGACGTGGCGGTCTGCTGCCTCGGCACGACCATGAAGCAGGCCGGGTCGCGGGAGGCGTTCCGGGCAGTGGACCTCGAGGCGGCGGTCGCGTTCGGCGAGGCCGCGCGGGCGAGCGGCGCCCGGCGCTTCGTGCTGGTGAGCTCGCTCGGCGCGAGCCCGCGCTCGAGGAGCTTCTACCTGCGGACGAAGGGCGAGGCCGAGGAGGCGCTGGCGCGCCTCGGCTACGCGCAGCTCACCGTGCTCCGCCCGTCCTTCATCGACGATCGCGGCGCGCGGAAGGAGCCCCGGCTCGGCGAGCGGCTCGCGCTCCCGCTCGCCCGCGCCGCGTTCGCGCTGCTCGGCAGGGAGCGGCGCCACGCGCCCGTCCCAGCGGAGACCGTCGCCCGCGCGCTCGTACGCCTCGCGCTCGACGGGTCCGCGGAGCCGGTGCGCATCGTGGAGAGCGAGGCGCTGCACGCGCTGGGGCGCTGA
- a CDS encoding TRAP transporter substrate-binding protein: protein MKKTTSRSQPDTAPKASRRSFLKKAALGAAGVAAGAAAPAIHVAQAPITLRFQSTWPQKDIFHEFAQDYAKKVNEMSGGRLKIEVLAAGSVVKAFDLLDAVSKGTLDGGHGVVAYWYGKNTALALWGSGPAFGMDPNMVLAWHHYGGGRQLLEEIYKSLNLDVVSLMYGPMPTQPLGWFKQKPVAKPDDMKGLKFRTVGLSIDIFNGLGAAVNALPGAEIVPAMDRGLLDAAEFNNASSDRVLGFPDVAKICMLQSFHQCSEQFEILFNGKRFQALPTDLKSIISTAAQAASADMSWKAIDRYSTDYFEMRDKQGVKFYSTRPEVLKRQLEIWDGVMEKRSAENPMFKKVLESQRKFAQRAARWQNDTNVDFKMAYNHFFGGKKKAT, encoded by the coding sequence ATGAAGAAGACCACGAGCAGGTCCCAGCCGGACACCGCCCCGAAGGCTTCCCGCCGTTCGTTCCTGAAGAAGGCCGCCCTGGGCGCGGCGGGCGTCGCGGCAGGGGCGGCGGCGCCGGCCATCCACGTCGCGCAGGCGCCCATCACGCTGCGCTTCCAGAGCACCTGGCCGCAGAAGGACATCTTCCACGAGTTCGCGCAGGACTACGCGAAGAAGGTGAACGAGATGTCCGGCGGGCGCCTCAAGATCGAGGTGCTCGCGGCCGGCTCGGTGGTGAAGGCGTTCGACCTCCTCGACGCGGTCTCGAAGGGCACGCTCGACGGCGGCCACGGCGTGGTCGCCTACTGGTACGGCAAGAACACCGCGCTGGCGCTGTGGGGCTCCGGCCCCGCGTTCGGGATGGATCCGAACATGGTGCTCGCCTGGCACCACTACGGCGGCGGGCGGCAGCTCCTCGAGGAGATCTACAAGTCCCTCAACCTCGACGTCGTCTCGCTCATGTACGGACCCATGCCGACCCAGCCGCTGGGCTGGTTCAAGCAGAAGCCGGTCGCGAAGCCGGACGACATGAAGGGGCTCAAGTTCCGGACCGTCGGCCTCTCCATCGACATCTTCAACGGCCTGGGCGCGGCGGTGAACGCGCTGCCCGGCGCCGAGATCGTGCCGGCGATGGACCGGGGGCTGCTCGACGCCGCCGAGTTCAACAACGCCTCGTCCGACCGCGTGCTCGGGTTCCCCGACGTCGCCAAGATCTGCATGCTGCAGAGCTTCCACCAGTGCTCGGAGCAGTTCGAGATCCTGTTCAACGGCAAGCGCTTCCAGGCGCTGCCGACCGACCTCAAGTCCATCATCTCGACCGCGGCGCAGGCCGCCTCGGCGGACATGAGCTGGAAGGCCATCGACCGCTACTCCACCGACTACTTCGAGATGCGGGACAAGCAGGGCGTGAAGTTCTACTCGACGCGCCCGGAGGTCCTGAAGCGGCAGCTCGAGATCTGGGACGGGGTCATGGAGAAGCGCTCGGCCGAGAACCCCATGTTCAAGAAGGTGCTCGAGTCGCAGCGCAAGTTCGCGCAGCGGGCGGCGCGCTGGCAGAACGACACGAACGTGGACTTCAAGATGGCCTACAACCACTTCTTCGGCGGGAAGAAGAAGGCCACGTAG
- a CDS encoding PD40 domain-containing protein yields the protein MPDSTPTGSSGAARPASDRLESWKEIATYLRRDVTTVQRWERREGMPVHRHVHDKLGSVYAFRSDLDAWARRRSAGAAGGGAVDGAVEEESGRGRVTGPAALPVDAGDREQAPGGPPLGAARPWRGALLAAGISVAAAIGAGATWLLQRRAASALDPLSGARFVPLTDFGGVEQAAAISADGRFVAFLSDRAGRVDVWLTQVGSGQFQDLTRGSAPELVNPSIRTLGFSPDGALVTFWARGRTGSSPPDIGIWAVPLLGGPPRPYLEGAAEYAWTRDGTRLVHHTPGPGDPMYVSEAGRPQDARRIFSAPSGLHAHFQVWSPDQAFIYFVQGALPDRLDLWRIRPDGSAPERLTHHDGVVSHPVFADERTLLYLATDPDGSGPWLHALDVEGRATRRVATGAERYTSLAASADGRRLVLTQASPKRTLWRVPLGPDHADLAAASPIPLTTGNGWSPRLGPGYLVYLSAKGAGDGLWKLQDGASTELWSQPGARIAGAPAVRRDGRTIAFWTREGGRTRLRVVDADGTGGRVVTDALQLSGAPAWMPDGRSIAVGAIVEGAPRLFRVPLDGGEPAALVAEPSADPAWSPAGDLLAFTGADVGTTFPLRAVNADGSAHRMPPLTLTRGARHVAFLPDGRSIAVLRGEIRRKHLAAVDLASGASRRLVVLPRDFDVGDFDVSPDGRELVLEQVQERSDLVLVERPGR from the coding sequence ATGCCCGACTCGACTCCCACAGGGTCCTCCGGCGCGGCGCGGCCTGCGTCGGACCGGCTCGAGTCCTGGAAGGAGATCGCGACCTACCTCCGGCGCGACGTCACCACCGTGCAGCGCTGGGAGCGGCGCGAGGGCATGCCGGTGCACCGGCACGTCCACGACAAGCTCGGGTCGGTGTACGCGTTCCGCTCCGACCTCGACGCCTGGGCGCGCCGCCGGAGCGCCGGGGCGGCGGGCGGAGGAGCGGTCGACGGCGCGGTCGAGGAGGAAAGCGGTCGCGGTCGGGTGACCGGCCCCGCGGCGCTCCCGGTCGATGCCGGCGATCGAGAGCAGGCGCCGGGCGGGCCGCCGCTGGGCGCGGCGCGACCCTGGCGCGGGGCGCTCCTCGCGGCCGGCATCTCCGTGGCCGCGGCGATCGGCGCGGGCGCCACCTGGCTCCTGCAGCGCCGCGCCGCCTCCGCGCTCGATCCGCTCTCGGGCGCGCGCTTCGTGCCGCTGACCGACTTCGGCGGCGTCGAGCAGGCGGCCGCGATCTCGGCCGACGGCCGCTTCGTGGCGTTCCTGTCGGACCGCGCCGGGCGGGTGGACGTCTGGCTCACGCAGGTCGGCTCCGGGCAGTTCCAGGACCTGACGCGCGGGAGCGCGCCGGAGCTGGTGAATCCGTCGATCCGGACGCTGGGCTTCTCGCCGGACGGCGCGCTGGTGACGTTCTGGGCGCGCGGCCGCACCGGCTCGAGCCCGCCGGACATCGGGATCTGGGCGGTGCCGCTGCTGGGCGGTCCGCCGCGGCCGTACCTGGAGGGCGCGGCGGAGTACGCCTGGACGCGCGACGGCACGCGCCTCGTCCACCACACGCCGGGGCCGGGGGATCCGATGTACGTGAGCGAGGCCGGCCGGCCGCAGGACGCCCGCCGGATCTTCTCGGCGCCCTCGGGGCTGCACGCGCACTTCCAGGTGTGGTCGCCGGACCAGGCGTTCATCTACTTCGTGCAGGGGGCGCTCCCGGACCGCCTCGACCTGTGGCGCATCCGGCCGGACGGCAGCGCGCCGGAGCGCCTGACCCACCACGACGGCGTGGTCAGCCATCCGGTGTTCGCCGACGAACGGACCCTGCTGTACCTCGCGACCGACCCCGACGGCTCCGGCCCGTGGCTGCACGCGCTGGACGTCGAGGGCAGGGCGACGCGGCGCGTGGCCACCGGCGCGGAGCGGTACACCTCGCTCGCGGCGAGCGCCGACGGTCGGCGCCTGGTCCTCACGCAGGCGAGCCCGAAGCGCACGCTCTGGCGCGTGCCGCTCGGTCCGGACCACGCCGACCTCGCCGCGGCGAGCCCCATCCCGCTGACCACCGGCAACGGGTGGTCTCCGCGGCTCGGCCCCGGATACCTGGTCTACCTGTCGGCGAAGGGCGCCGGCGACGGCCTGTGGAAGCTGCAGGACGGCGCCAGCACCGAGCTCTGGAGCCAGCCGGGCGCGCGGATCGCCGGCGCGCCCGCCGTCCGGCGGGATGGCCGGACGATCGCGTTCTGGACGCGAGAGGGTGGGCGGACGCGGCTCCGCGTGGTGGACGCGGACGGCACCGGGGGGCGCGTCGTCACCGACGCGCTCCAGCTCTCCGGCGCGCCGGCCTGGATGCCGGATGGCCGATCGATCGCCGTCGGCGCGATCGTGGAGGGTGCGCCGCGGCTGTTCCGGGTGCCGCTCGACGGCGGCGAGCCCGCGGCGCTGGTGGCCGAGCCGTCCGCGGATCCGGCCTGGTCTCCGGCGGGCGATCTGCTCGCGTTCACCGGCGCCGACGTCGGCACCACCTTCCCGCTGCGGGCGGTGAACGCCGACGGCAGCGCGCACCGCATGCCTCCGCTCACGCTGACGCGGGGAGCGCGGCACGTCGCGTTCCTTCCGGACGGGCGGTCCATCGCGGTGCTCCGCGGCGAGATCCGCCGCAAGCACCTCGCGGCGGTGGACCTCGCGTCGGGCGCCTCGCGCCGGCTGGTCGTGCTGCCGCGCGACTTCGACGTCGGCGACTTCGACGTGTCCCCGGACGGCCGCGAGCTGGTGCTGGAGCAGGTGCAGGAGCGCTCGGACCTGGTGCTCGTGGAGCGCCCCGGGCGGTGA
- a CDS encoding histidine phosphatase family protein: MPPPERHLLLARHGETDWNAAGRLQGQTDVPLNATGRAQALALAARLRAEGIRAIASSDLSRARGTAEIVGGALGLELALVDADLRERGYGAWEGLTRGECEVRHPDAWARHLADPRTPPPGGETHDALLARVVPAVHRVAERLASPALLVTHGGVIRAFLSAVLDAGPGGRVVAPRLVPNGGVWRVRLVAGRVIGAVALDGIEP; the protein is encoded by the coding sequence ATGCCGCCGCCCGAGCGCCACCTGCTCCTCGCCCGCCACGGCGAGACCGACTGGAACGCGGCCGGGCGCCTGCAGGGCCAGACCGACGTGCCGCTCAACGCGACGGGGCGGGCGCAGGCGCTCGCCCTCGCGGCCCGCCTCCGCGCCGAGGGCATCCGCGCCATCGCCTCGAGCGACCTCTCCCGCGCGCGCGGCACCGCGGAGATCGTGGGCGGGGCGCTCGGCCTGGAGCTCGCGCTCGTCGACGCGGACCTGCGCGAGCGCGGCTACGGCGCGTGGGAGGGGCTGACCCGCGGCGAGTGCGAGGTGCGCCACCCCGACGCGTGGGCGCGCCACCTCGCCGACCCGCGCACGCCGCCGCCCGGCGGCGAGACCCACGACGCGCTCCTCGCGCGCGTGGTGCCGGCCGTCCACCGGGTCGCCGAGCGCCTCGCCTCGCCCGCGTTGCTCGTGACGCACGGTGGAGTCATCCGGGCGTTCCTCTCCGCCGTCCTCGATGCCGGCCCCGGCGGCCGGGTGGTCGCGCCGCGCCTCGTCCCGAACGGCGGCGTGTGGCGCGTGCGCCTCGTGGCCGGCCGCGTGATCGGCGCCGTCGCGCTCGACGGCATCGAGCCCTGA